In Bacteroidetes bacterium GWF2_43_63, a genomic segment contains:
- a CDS encoding ammonium transporter, protein MIDTGSTGFMLLATSLVMLMTPGLAFFYGGLATKRNILGVMIQSFVSLGWTTVLWVAFGYSLCFSGGDGGIFGNFDKAFLAGVGMDSMYTNGQIPEFVFIAYQMMFAIITPALITGAFANRVTFKSYMIFLTVWQILVYYPFVHMIWGGGLLADWGVLDFAGGIVVHATAGFAALASVFYVGARVDKNSTPNSIPLVAIGSGLLWFGWYGFNAGSEVAVDNITSLAFLNTDIAASFATVAWVIIEWIHVGRPKLIGLLTGSIAGLATITPCAGFVPLWASPIIGIAAGAVCYLAVQLKNRMKWDDALDVWGVHGIGGVIGTVLLGVFASTAVNAAGADGLYFGGSDFFFKEIVAVVAAGAYAFIFTYIMLILINLFVKVRVSEAQEMEGLDSSIHGENAYDSGAL, encoded by the coding sequence ATGATTGACACAGGTTCAACCGGCTTTATGTTGCTTGCAACAAGCCTTGTAATGCTCATGACTCCGGGTCTGGCATTTTTCTACGGTGGATTGGCCACCAAACGAAATATTTTGGGCGTCATGATACAAAGTTTTGTTTCGCTTGGCTGGACAACGGTTTTATGGGTTGCTTTCGGTTATTCACTTTGTTTCAGTGGTGGTGACGGCGGCATTTTCGGCAATTTCGACAAGGCTTTTCTGGCTGGAGTTGGAATGGATTCGATGTACACCAACGGACAAATTCCCGAATTTGTTTTCATTGCCTATCAGATGATGTTTGCCATTATCACACCGGCACTCATTACCGGAGCATTTGCAAACCGCGTGACTTTCAAATCGTATATGATCTTTTTAACCGTGTGGCAAATTCTGGTTTATTACCCATTTGTACACATGATCTGGGGCGGGGGGCTACTGGCCGACTGGGGTGTTCTTGATTTTGCCGGAGGTATTGTTGTTCATGCAACCGCCGGATTTGCAGCACTGGCATCTGTTTTTTATGTCGGTGCCCGCGTTGATAAAAACAGCACGCCCAACAGCATTCCGCTGGTCGCAATCGGAAGCGGACTGCTTTGGTTCGGCTGGTATGGCTTCAATGCCGGCAGCGAAGTGGCTGTTGACAACATAACTTCGCTGGCCTTTTTAAACACCGATATTGCTGCATCGTTTGCAACCGTGGCGTGGGTTATCATTGAATGGATACACGTCGGCAGACCAAAGTTAATCGGACTTCTGACCGGTTCCATTGCAGGATTGGCAACCATTACGCCTTGCGCCGGGTTTGTTCCGCTATGGGCATCTCCGATTATTGGCATTGCCGCAGGCGCTGTTTGTTATCTGGCCGTGCAATTAAAAAACAGAATGAAATGGGATGATGCGCTTGATGTTTGGGGTGTTCACGGAATCGGAGGTGTTATCGGAACTGTTCTGCTGGGTGTTTTTGCCTCTACAGCCGTTAATGCAGCCGGAGCCGACGGATTGTATTTCGGTGGCAGCGATTTTTTCTTCAAAGAAATAGTAGCCGTGGTTGCTGCCGGTGCCTACGCCTTTATTTTCACCTACATTATGCTTATTCTTATCAATCTGTTTGTAAAAGTTCGCGTTAGTGAAGCACAGGAAATGGAAGGATTAGACAGCTCCATTCATGGTGAAAACGCTTACGATTCAGGCGCTCTCTGA